One stretch of Mercenaria mercenaria strain notata unplaced genomic scaffold, MADL_Memer_1 contig_2952, whole genome shotgun sequence DNA includes these proteins:
- the LOC123565181 gene encoding uncharacterized protein LOC123565181: MKWPIKPKELELFSLEERLIALRIPFMQLRELPRGRQLSIKGNVVNVPVDIQPVVNALPRPFDENVTVPVKLKKKMSFKSCAFSENVRSHKVLVALHWFTKNSDLYKNANVEIDEHWIESITANTNEILNEFLESQVKSLKNTRYEDFDSCMADLLEEYKNDQNYSTSLRSCFQTLINHASNLDVEDFENVSGEILDHYTCEEKSKYQTSDSTGNSEELYDSDAEEVTQENVGNIDTLLDDANLENRNMTFTFVPGEGQQPLSIFQDSDSEYLCFPSIFCGKRRLQNEARIVPVNYSDIAKWELRSQDRRAANCVPNIFFKLKKIQMKQLNDKANLAVRRCQTGTSKMTAAQVVNSENIDNIVKNDEGYYLFKQLRNSPAYLESRKKDVYAMLRQLGMPTWFMSLSSADTRWIDLLKMLATLNDKVNYSDEQIEGISWEQKIKLIQSDPVTCSRYFDHRVQEFINTVLKSEHKPLGEIADYFYRVEFQQRGSPHIHMIVWVKNAPKYNVDSINDLIAYVDQFLTCSINNPAVGSLVEIQTHKHSRTCRKRIDRICRFGYPLPPLPRTMILNPLETDRDKYHKLYQQLQKKMNDEKDGYSMSYDNFLTNVVQMSEEDYIKCIRSSLNSPKVFLKRNPSEIRVNLYNEHVLKGWRANVDIQFVLDPYACAMYIVSYISKSQRGMSNLLHAAAKEARNGNLDIKRQVRHIGNVFSNSVEVSAQEAVYLVLQMPLTKSTRDVVFINTSTPNERVQLLKPVSILENLPAESTDIMSDNVIKRYSKRPKVLQHYCLADYVSQFEVIYPDGNGDSNERNDDEDNMEITDDEELEEIETVLTLKSGIKIRRRQNSKEKLLLFHPWRNELTDLLPANFNTYKEHYESLKETVDQKCSYYEHHAEELEIARDLAEAEYDAFDEIAPGTQQVEAETAEEETVESEAFIYFNPDRAVEHREYDIGIEIGCSVSAPQIVTIENVLSDEDYRSLLQSLNVKQKQFYNHVIHWVKTKDAPLYTFLSGGAGVGKSVVIKALYQSLYRILNLKEGENPDDIRVLLCAYTGKAAFNINGSTISSAFKQKYKQANQTLTCDALNTFRSKYKNLSVVIIDEISMVSNGMLNFINQRLQELKGTRTPFGGVSIIVVGDLFQLKPVSGDWIFNDLTHDAAALSINLWKEHFSLYELTVIMRQKDDLKFAELLNRLRSNCLTDNDKTVIKQCEINTDAPDYQKDSPHLFAENYYMHIFNEKIINSLNTEKVLIPCHDSVVFPKLSNEKQKEAIQRLPTDPNKTANLHCQLLVVVGMIYDLIVNVDTEDGLANGASCIVKHLEYKQVETNRPSVIWVQFDEDVKYDHSLMSSHIFGLAETRLCFSDTDAEYDIDGFHLIRNDQSSQSPTQRPSHGIAVYVRNELNISSYCSFNSENFEFTIVKIVQGNQEVQFVVLYKSPNMSDSIFRTFLRDELLQR; this comes from the exons ATGAAGTGGCCAATTAAGCCAAAGGAGTTGGAACTTTTCTCATTAGAAGAGCGTTTAATTGCTTTACGTATACCATTTATGCAATTAAGAGAACTCCCAAGAGGTCGCCAGTTGTCAATTAAAGGAAATGTTGTAAATGTACCTGTTGATATTCAACCTGTTGTAAATGCATTACCAAGACCTTTTGATGAAAATGTAACGGTACcagtaaaattaaagaaaaaaatgtcttttaagtcaTGTGCTTTCTCTGAAAATGTTAGATCCCACAAAGTACTTGTTGCTTTACATTGGTTCACGAAAAACAGTGATctttataaaaatgctaatgttgaAATTGATGAGCATTGGATCGAAAGCATAACAGCAAACACTAATGAGATATTGAATGAATTCTTGGAGTCGCAAGTGAAAAGTTTAAAGAATACCAGATATGAAGACTTTGACTCTTGTATGGCTGACCTTCTGGAGGAGTATAAAAACGACCAAAATTACAGCACTTCCTTGCGatcctgttttcaaacattaATAAATCATGCATCAAATCTTGACGTCgaggactttgaaaatgtttctggTGAAATTCTTGACCATTATACATgtgaagaaaaatcaaaatatcagaCTTCAGACAGTACAGGTAATAGTGAAGAGCTGTATGATTCAGATGCAGAAGAAGTCACACAGGAaaatgttggaaatattgacaCTTTACTAGACGATGCCAACCTTGAAAATCGAAACATGACATTTACATTTGTACCAGGGGAAGGTCAACAACCACTTAGCATATTTCAAGACAGCGATTCAGAATATCTTTGTTTCCCAAGCATATTTTGTGGTAAAAGGCGTCTTCAAAACGAAGCAAGAATTGTGCCAGTAAATTATAGTGATATTGCAAAGTGGGAATTAAGAAGTCAAGACAGAAGGGCTGCTAATTGTGTgccaaatattttcttcaaactaAAAAAGATACAAATGAAGCAGCTGAATGATAAAGCCAACCTTGCTGTTAGAAGATGTCAAACAGGTACAAGTAAAATGACAGCAGCTCAAGTAGTAAACTCTGAAAACATTGATAATATTGTCAAAAATGATGAAGGttactatttatttaaacaacttaGAAATTCACCTGCTTATTTGGAATCTCGAAAGAAAGATGTATATGCAATGCTAAGACAGTTAGGTATGCCAACATGGTTCATGTCATTGTCTTCTGCTGACACTAGATGGATTGATCTTTTGAAAATGTTAGCTACTTTAAATGATAAGGTCAACTATTCTGATGAGCAAATTGAAGGAATTTCATGGGAACAAAAGATTAAACTTATTCAGTCAGATCCAGTCACTTGTTCTAGATATTTTGACCACAGAGTACAAGAGTTTATTAATACAGTTCTTAAGAGTGAGCACAAACCACTTGGAGAAATTGCTGATTATTTTTACAGAGTTGAATTTCAGCAGCGTGGGTCTCCACACATTCACATGATTGTATGGGTAAAGAATGCACCAAAATACAATGTGGATTCCATTAATGATTTGATCGCATATGTGGATCAGTTTTTGACATGTTCTATCAATAATCCAGCTGTTGGTTCTCTTGTAGAAATTCAAACTCACAAACATTCTAGAACTTGTAGAAAAAGAATAGATAGAATTTGTCGGTTTGGTTATCCACTACCACCTCTTCCCAGGACTATGATTTTGAACCCTCTTGAAACTGACAGAGACAAGTACCataaattatatcaacaattacagaaaaaaatgaatgatgaGAAAGATGGATACAGTatgtcatatgacaactttttgACAAATGTTGTACAAATGAGTGAGGAAGATTACATCAAATGTATCAGAAGTTCATTGAATTCACCAAAGGTATTTTTGAAACGTAATCCAAGTGAAATACGtgtgaatttatataatgaacatgtGTTGAAAGGTTGGAGGGCAAATGTAGACATACAGTTTGTGCTAGATCCTTATGCCTGTGCAATGTATATAGTGTCATATATTAGTAAGTCTCAAAGAGGTATGAGTAATTTGTTACATGCAGCTGCCAAAGAAGCAAGGAATGGGAACTTGGATATCAAAAGACAAGTGAGACATAttggaaatgtgttttcaaaTAGCGTTGAAGTTAGTGCTCAAGAGGCAGTTTATTTGGTCCTTCAAATGCCCTTAACCAAAAGCACAAGAGATGTCGTGTTTATTAATACATCTACTCCAAATGAAAGGGTGCAGTTATTGAAACCTGTGTCCATACTTGAAAATTTGCCAGCTGAATCAACAGATATAATGTCAGACAATGTTATTAAAAGATACTCAAAAAGGCCGAAAGTATTGCAGCATTATTGTTTAGCAGATTATGTGTCACAGTTTGAAGTGATTTATCCAGATGGAAATGGAGACTCCAATGAAAGAAATGATGATGAAGATAATATGGAAATAACAGATGATGAGGAATTAGAGGAAATTGAAACAGTTTTAACTTTGAAAAGTGGAATCAAAATCAGACGTCGTCAAAACTCAAA AGAAAAACTTCTGTTATTTCATCCGTGGAGAAATGAATTAACTGATTTGCTGCCAGCAAATTTCAATACATACAAAGAACACTATGAGTCATTGAAAGAAACAGTTGATCAGAAATGCTCTTATTATGAACACCATGCAGAAGAATTAGAAATTGCTAGAGATTTGGCAGAAGCAGAGTATGATGCATTTGATGAAATTGCTCCTGGAACTCAGCAAGTAGAAGCCGAAACTGCTGAAGAAGAAACTGTGGAGTCAGaagcatttatatatttcaatccTGATAGAGCAGTTGAGCACAGGGAATATGATATTGGTATTGAAATTGGATGTTCTGTCAGTGCTCCACAGATAGTTACAATTGAAAATGTTCTTTCTGATGAAGACTATAGATCTTTATTGCAATCATTAAACGTaaagcagaaacaattttacaatCATGTGATCCATTGGGTGAAAACCAAAGATGCACCTTTATATACATTCCTCTCAGGTGGTGCAGGTGTTGGCAAAAGTGTAGTTATTAAAGCATTATATCAGTCCTTATATAGAATACTTAATCTTAAAGAAGGTGAGAATCCTGATGACATAAGAGTTCTTTTATGTGCATACACTGGAAAAGCTGCATTTAACATCAATGGTTCAACCATTTCATCAGCcttcaaacaaaaatacaaacaagcaaatcAAACATTAACATGTGATGCTTTGAATACTTTTAGATCAAAGTATAAGAACCTGTCAGTTGTGATTATTGATGAAATATCAATGGTAAGCAATGGAATGCTAAACTTCATTAATCAGAGACTGCAAGAATTGAAAGGAACAAGAACACCATTTGGTGGTGTAAGTATAATTGTTGTTGGAGACTTGTTCCAGTTGAAACCTGTGAGTGGTGATTGGATATTTAATGATTTAACTCATGATGCAGCAGCTCTCTCAATAAACCTGTGGAAAGAACACTTTTCATTGTATGAATTGACAGTAATTATGAGACAAAAAGATGATTTGAAATTTGCAGAACTTTTAAATAGACTAAGAAGCAATTGTTTGACAGATAATGACAAAACTGTTATAAAACAGTGTGAAATAAACACAGATGCACCAGATTACCAGAAGGACTCACCACATTTGTttgcagaaaattattacatgcatatattcaatgaaaaaattattaataGTTTAAACACAGAGAAAGTTTTAATACCATGTCATGATTCTGTTGTTTTTCCAAAACTATCAAACGAAAAACAGAAAGAAGCCATACAGAGATTGCCAACAGATCcaaacaaaacagcaaatttaCATTGTCAATTACTTGTTGTTGTTGGAATGATTTATGATCTAATAGTTAATGTAGACACTGAAGATGGATTAGCTAATGGAGCTTCTTGTATTGTAAAACATCTAGAATACAAGCAAGTAGAGACAAATCGACCAAGTGTAATATGGGTGCAGTTTGATGAG gaTGTCAAATATGATCACAGTCTAATGTCATCACATATATTTGGTCTTGCTGAAACACGGTTGTGCTTTTCTGATACTGATGCTGAGTATGATATAGATGGCTTTCACCTGATACGAAATGATCAGTCATCACAGTCACCAACTCAAAGACCTTCACATGGAATAGCTGTATATGTCAGAAATGAACTGAATATATCTTCATATTGCTCGtttaattcagaaaattttgaattcaCAATTGTGAAGATTGTGCAGGGTAATCAAGAAGTGCAGTTTGTCGTGTTATACAAATCTCCAAATATGTCTGACAGTATCTTTCGCACATTCTTGAGAGATGAACTGTTACAAAGA